One Salmo trutta chromosome 19, fSalTru1.1, whole genome shotgun sequence genomic window carries:
- the apool gene encoding MICOS complex subunit MIC27 isoform X2, which translates to MAATVVKLAVIPAAMGLASFRVYAMSQDKTETVLLSPRELSIYAPDPPATHYMDEQPGALQNGLGVVRVGLQPYVRAVKNAYTSVKVGAVTVYTAGHDAYEFLSDPPPGFMPRVGVITVSGLAGLILARKGSRLMRLGVPLGMATVGMAVCYPTQTVGVVKMTGQKMYAASQYTTSSVASIFKSKPKEVTPPTVSLEQAPQATIPEPEVSEAKPLPEAESSEPDMPAVDKASPTEPSFTSGPVEGAPSVVESAPQPTTEVAPAEDSIDTEPAEPEVVTVVEQGAVQTALVPAPPVEEAAASPAEEIPAPAPVEAVPAPPPAEEVIPLPPPAEETVLPPPAPVEEEAAPSPPAPVEEEAAPSPPAAKEAAPAPIEGVADPPPVAEETTPAPVDEAIPPATTEEPSVFVTKTAGKPKFAPDPKLIDLGQASPEDADLYSTRG; encoded by the exons ATGGCTGCCACG GTAGTGAAGCTGGCGGTGATCCCAGCAGCAATGGGATTGGCCTCGTTTCGAGTTTATGCCATGAGTCAGGACAAAACAGAGACTGTGCTGCTCTCCCCTAGAGAG TTGTCCATCTATGCTCCAGACCCTCCAGCAACGCACTACATGGATGAGCAGCCTGGAGCTCTGCAGAACGGGCTGGGCGTGGTCCGGGTGGGGCTGCAGCCATACGTTAGAGCCGTTAAG AATGCTTATACCTCTGTCAAGGTCGGAGCTGTAACAGTCTATACTGCTGGACACG ATGCATATGAGTTCCTGAGTGATCCTCCTCCTGGTTTTATGCCGAGGGTCGGTGTAATCACAGTCTCTGGGTTAGCGGGTCTGATCCTGGCAAGGAAAG GGTCACGTCTGATGAGGCTGGGGGTTCCTCTGGGTATGGCCACTGTTGGCATGGCCGTGTGCTACCCCACTCAAACAGTGGGTGTTGTAAAG ATGACGGGGCAGAAGATGTATGCAGCAAGCCAGTACACTACATCATCTGTGGCATCAATATTTAAATCAAAGCCCAAAGAAGTAACTCCTCCAACTGTTAGTCTTGAG caAGCCCCGCAAGCTACCATCCCTGAGCCAGAAGTGTCAGAGGCAAAGCCCCTCCCTGAAGCTGAATCATCTGAACCAGACATGCCTGCTGTTGACAAGGCTTCCCCCACTGAACCTAGTTTTACCTCAGGCCCCGTAGAGGGTGCTCCATCTGTGGTTGAGTCTGCCCCTCAGCCCACCACAGAGGTGGCCCCTGCAGAGGATTCTATTGACACTGAGCCTGCTGAACCTGAGGTAGTCACAGTGGTGGAGCAAGGGGCTGTTCAGACGGCCCTTGTGCCTGCACCTCCTGTTGAGGAAGCTGCTGCTTCACCTGCTGAAGAGATTCCTGCACCTGCCCCTGTTGAGGCTGTCCCTGCACCTCCCCCAGCAGAGGAAGTTATTCCTCTCCCACCTCCTGCTGAAGAGACAGTGCTTCCACCCCCTGCACCTGTTGAG GAGGAAGCTGCTCCTTCACCCCCTGCACCTGTTGAGGAGGAAGCTGCGCCTTCACCCCCTGCAGCAAAAGAGGCTGCCCCTGCACCTATAGAGGGGGTTGCTGACCCACCACCTGTAGCTGAAGAGACTACACCTGCTCCTGTTGACGAGGCTATTCCTCCAGCTACAACAGAGGAGCCATCTGTGTTTGTAACAAAAACTGCTG GGAAACCCAAATTTGCACCAGACCCTAAGCTAATTGACCTTGGCCAGGCCAGCCCTGAGGATGCGGACCTGTACAGCACGCGTGGATGA
- the apool gene encoding MICOS complex subunit MIC27 isoform X1, giving the protein MAATVVKLAVIPAAMGLASFRVYAMSQDKTETVLLSPRELSIYAPDPPATHYMDEQPGALQNGLGVVRVGLQPYVRAVKNAYTSVKVGAVTVYTAGHDAYEFLSDPPPGFMPRVGVITVSGLAGLILARKGSRLMRLGVPLGMATVGMAVCYPTQTVGVVKMTGQKMYAASQYTTSSVASIFKSKPKEVTPPTVSLEQAPQATIPEPEVSEAKPLPEAESSEPDMPAVDKASPTEPSFTSGPVEGAPSVVESAPQPTTEVAPAEDSIDTEPAEPEVVTVVEQGAVQTALVPAPPVEEAAASPAEEIPAPAPVEAVPAPPPAEEVIPLPPPAEETVLPPPAPVEEEAAPSPPAPVEEEAAPSPPAPVEEEAAPSPPAAKEAAPAPIEGVADPPPVAEETTPAPVDEAIPPATTEEPSVFVTKTAGKPKFAPDPKLIDLGQASPEDADLYSTRG; this is encoded by the exons ATGGCTGCCACG GTAGTGAAGCTGGCGGTGATCCCAGCAGCAATGGGATTGGCCTCGTTTCGAGTTTATGCCATGAGTCAGGACAAAACAGAGACTGTGCTGCTCTCCCCTAGAGAG TTGTCCATCTATGCTCCAGACCCTCCAGCAACGCACTACATGGATGAGCAGCCTGGAGCTCTGCAGAACGGGCTGGGCGTGGTCCGGGTGGGGCTGCAGCCATACGTTAGAGCCGTTAAG AATGCTTATACCTCTGTCAAGGTCGGAGCTGTAACAGTCTATACTGCTGGACACG ATGCATATGAGTTCCTGAGTGATCCTCCTCCTGGTTTTATGCCGAGGGTCGGTGTAATCACAGTCTCTGGGTTAGCGGGTCTGATCCTGGCAAGGAAAG GGTCACGTCTGATGAGGCTGGGGGTTCCTCTGGGTATGGCCACTGTTGGCATGGCCGTGTGCTACCCCACTCAAACAGTGGGTGTTGTAAAG ATGACGGGGCAGAAGATGTATGCAGCAAGCCAGTACACTACATCATCTGTGGCATCAATATTTAAATCAAAGCCCAAAGAAGTAACTCCTCCAACTGTTAGTCTTGAG caAGCCCCGCAAGCTACCATCCCTGAGCCAGAAGTGTCAGAGGCAAAGCCCCTCCCTGAAGCTGAATCATCTGAACCAGACATGCCTGCTGTTGACAAGGCTTCCCCCACTGAACCTAGTTTTACCTCAGGCCCCGTAGAGGGTGCTCCATCTGTGGTTGAGTCTGCCCCTCAGCCCACCACAGAGGTGGCCCCTGCAGAGGATTCTATTGACACTGAGCCTGCTGAACCTGAGGTAGTCACAGTGGTGGAGCAAGGGGCTGTTCAGACGGCCCTTGTGCCTGCACCTCCTGTTGAGGAAGCTGCTGCTTCACCTGCTGAAGAGATTCCTGCACCTGCCCCTGTTGAGGCTGTCCCTGCACCTCCCCCAGCAGAGGAAGTTATTCCTCTCCCACCTCCTGCTGAAGAGACAGTGCTTCCACCCCCTGCACCTGTTGAGGAGGAAGCTGCTCCTTCACCCCCTGCACCTGTTGAGGAGGAAGCTGCTCCTTCACCCCCTGCACCTGTTGAGGAGGAAGCTGCGCCTTCACCCCCTGCAGCAAAAGAGGCTGCCCCTGCACCTATAGAGGGGGTTGCTGACCCACCACCTGTAGCTGAAGAGACTACACCTGCTCCTGTTGACGAGGCTATTCCTCCAGCTACAACAGAGGAGCCATCTGTGTTTGTAACAAAAACTGCTG GGAAACCCAAATTTGCACCAGACCCTAAGCTAATTGACCTTGGCCAGGCCAGCCCTGAGGATGCGGACCTGTACAGCACGCGTGGATGA
- the apool gene encoding MICOS complex subunit MIC27 isoform X3 produces MGLASFRVYAMSQDKTETVLLSPRELSIYAPDPPATHYMDEQPGALQNGLGVVRVGLQPYVRAVKNAYTSVKVGAVTVYTAGHDAYEFLSDPPPGFMPRVGVITVSGLAGLILARKGSRLMRLGVPLGMATVGMAVCYPTQTVGVVKMTGQKMYAASQYTTSSVASIFKSKPKEVTPPTVSLEQAPQATIPEPEVSEAKPLPEAESSEPDMPAVDKASPTEPSFTSGPVEGAPSVVESAPQPTTEVAPAEDSIDTEPAEPEVVTVVEQGAVQTALVPAPPVEEAAASPAEEIPAPAPVEAVPAPPPAEEVIPLPPPAEETVLPPPAPVEEEAAPSPPAPVEEEAAPSPPAPVEEEAAPSPPAAKEAAPAPIEGVADPPPVAEETTPAPVDEAIPPATTEEPSVFVTKTAGKPKFAPDPKLIDLGQASPEDADLYSTRG; encoded by the exons ATGGGATTGGCCTCGTTTCGAGTTTATGCCATGAGTCAGGACAAAACAGAGACTGTGCTGCTCTCCCCTAGAGAG TTGTCCATCTATGCTCCAGACCCTCCAGCAACGCACTACATGGATGAGCAGCCTGGAGCTCTGCAGAACGGGCTGGGCGTGGTCCGGGTGGGGCTGCAGCCATACGTTAGAGCCGTTAAG AATGCTTATACCTCTGTCAAGGTCGGAGCTGTAACAGTCTATACTGCTGGACACG ATGCATATGAGTTCCTGAGTGATCCTCCTCCTGGTTTTATGCCGAGGGTCGGTGTAATCACAGTCTCTGGGTTAGCGGGTCTGATCCTGGCAAGGAAAG GGTCACGTCTGATGAGGCTGGGGGTTCCTCTGGGTATGGCCACTGTTGGCATGGCCGTGTGCTACCCCACTCAAACAGTGGGTGTTGTAAAG ATGACGGGGCAGAAGATGTATGCAGCAAGCCAGTACACTACATCATCTGTGGCATCAATATTTAAATCAAAGCCCAAAGAAGTAACTCCTCCAACTGTTAGTCTTGAG caAGCCCCGCAAGCTACCATCCCTGAGCCAGAAGTGTCAGAGGCAAAGCCCCTCCCTGAAGCTGAATCATCTGAACCAGACATGCCTGCTGTTGACAAGGCTTCCCCCACTGAACCTAGTTTTACCTCAGGCCCCGTAGAGGGTGCTCCATCTGTGGTTGAGTCTGCCCCTCAGCCCACCACAGAGGTGGCCCCTGCAGAGGATTCTATTGACACTGAGCCTGCTGAACCTGAGGTAGTCACAGTGGTGGAGCAAGGGGCTGTTCAGACGGCCCTTGTGCCTGCACCTCCTGTTGAGGAAGCTGCTGCTTCACCTGCTGAAGAGATTCCTGCACCTGCCCCTGTTGAGGCTGTCCCTGCACCTCCCCCAGCAGAGGAAGTTATTCCTCTCCCACCTCCTGCTGAAGAGACAGTGCTTCCACCCCCTGCACCTGTTGAGGAGGAAGCTGCTCCTTCACCCCCTGCACCTGTTGAGGAGGAAGCTGCTCCTTCACCCCCTGCACCTGTTGAGGAGGAAGCTGCGCCTTCACCCCCTGCAGCAAAAGAGGCTGCCCCTGCACCTATAGAGGGGGTTGCTGACCCACCACCTGTAGCTGAAGAGACTACACCTGCTCCTGTTGACGAGGCTATTCCTCCAGCTACAACAGAGGAGCCATCTGTGTTTGTAACAAAAACTGCTG GGAAACCCAAATTTGCACCAGACCCTAAGCTAATTGACCTTGGCCAGGCCAGCCCTGAGGATGCGGACCTGTACAGCACGCGTGGATGA
- the agtr2 gene encoding type-2 angiotensin II receptor: protein MASTHSNLSMATNSSEDLMSNSSSCDSISPSLHQNKLIPTIYSVIFVLGFVGNILVVFVLCQKSNRKTVANTYIVNLALSDLLFLISLPFWAIYYSFDYNWMFGGLMCKLCGCLLSLNVYASIYFITCMSVDRYRAIVYPLQSQCSRNLCRARVVSGVIWTIAGLMTIPTMAFRDTYHLKELGVTACVLIYPPTQPYWFPGLALTKNILAFLVPFTVIASCYCRIAKHLLGGQPSLDKSSSNLDRVMKMVVAVVLAFFVCWFPFHVLTFLDVLSTLGVMHSCWVRQTIITLMPFTLCLGFSNSAINPFLYCFVGNHFREQLWRLYEEKAPRLSQKRDSISTRLSSFSRKLSDLKDTGPLETLDQHSRGP, encoded by the coding sequence ATGGCATCAACACACTCTAACCTCTCAATGGCCACCAACTCGTCAGAAGATCTAATGAGCAATTCTTCCTCATGTgattccatctccccctctctgcaTCAGAACAAGCTGATCCCCACCATCTACAGTGTTATCTTTGTCCTTGGTTTCGTGGGCAATATCTTGGTGGTGTTCGTGTTATGTCAAAAGTCCAACCGTAAAACAGTGGCCAACACTTACATTGTAAACTTGGCCCTCTCAGATCTGTTGTTCCTGATCAGCCTGCCTTTCTGGGCAATCTACTACTCCTTTGACTACAACTGGATGTTTGGTGGGCTGATGTGTAAGCTGTGTGGCTGCCTCCTCTCCCTGAACGTCTACGCCAGCATCTACTTcatcacctgtatgagtgtggaCCGATACAGAGCCATTGTCTATCCCCTCCAGTCTCAGTGCAGCAGGAACCTGTGTCGGGCGCGAGTGGTCAGCGGTGTGATCTGGACCATCGCCGGCCTCATGACCATCCCCACCATGGCCTTCCGAGACACCTACCACCTGAAGGAGCTGGGGGTCACGGCCTGCGTCCTCATCTACCCACCTACCCAGCCCTACTGGTTCCCAGGCCTGGCCCTGACCAAGAACATCCTGGCCTTCTTGGTGCCCTTCACAGTCATCGCCAGCTGCTACTGCCGCATCGCGAAGCACCTCCTGGGGGGACAGCCCAGCTTGGACAAGAGTTCCAGCAACCTGGACCGCGTAATGAAGATGGTGGTGGCTGTGGTGCTGGCCTTCTTCGTCTGCTGGTTCCCCTTCCATGTGCTGACCTTCCTGGATGTCCTGAGCACCCTGGGGGTGATGCACAGCTGTTGGGTGCGCCAGACCATCATTACCCTGATGCCCTTCACCCTCTGCCTGGGCTTCTCCAACAGCGCCATCAACCCCTTCCTCTACTGCTTTGTGGGGAACCACTTTCGGGAGCAGCTGTGGCGGCTGTACGAGGAGAAGGCTCCCAGGCTGTCCCAAAAGAGAGACTCCATCAGCACCAGGCTCAGCTCCTTCTCCAGGAAGCTCAGTGACCTCAAGGACACAGGGccactggagactctggaccaacACAGTAGGGGCCCCTAG